Proteins from a genomic interval of Rhizoctonia solani chromosome 12, complete sequence:
- a CDS encoding chromatin remodeling complex subunit, translating into MSTPQVARAQASYSYSRQASYPAHRGNPVASAARVAKPVDGSESWYLENDVSNRMVLSMRSGITGEVGWALTRLGNLAHLWGNRYSLQNMPGSVDALFALADWYIDNTASSPDLELFSTDKETWTRRAHALEALLILRNSALEESNMRPILQHPYTLTFISNALYKLQPAESHAEFLVYTLDILQALGPHLILPPPTNEETVKRQSLRRKKKRKHEKPSIPVTRISEIAATSDDRALIISSLSTLTAIFSVPENTLHIELSSQALDAALRYLPLTQDKPLLTTSLDYLFVHLSYAPVSKAFLMNPQMPEAVKLLVAVLRLEQREEIRSQPLPPASAPANPPAPTHKDYQLSLEELQKLIPIPEPSRSIQWMQTVFVAAPEEEQTQVTLWSLYRDTFTPYTHQYLPLNASDVIRNVTIAFPSAQPMVFPGPPQRFVIRGIGRRQQPVQDRFKCHWNRGACTAEIFKSPAELHRHLEEHLNAAGVVPPAQCLWATCAHTDEPARLGTHVLTHIPNSQSSESTPQANSQLNSVAYQVAAAHSPETTSLLLTALLVLRLIWRAAIPATLHAGASVPKADEDHFGFPAPPGLLDRGTEEDEMGGEALEGEKRGVRAFKTVVERLQGVKMADDILMSWVTEMVESVGGSGVA; encoded by the exons ATGTCCACCCCCCAGGTGGCTAGAGCACAGGCAAGCTACAGCTACTCCAGGCAAGCCAGCTATCCAGCACATCGAGGAAATCCAGTCGCTAGTGCTGCTCGCGTGGCCAAACCTGTAGATGGATCCGAAT CATGGTACCTCGAGAATGATGTATCTAATCGTATGGTACTGTCGATGCGCTCTGGGATTACTGGTGAAGTCGGCTGGGCCTTGACACGTCTTGGAAATCTTGCGCATCTGTGGGGAAATCGATACTCGTTGCAAAACATGCCAGGCTCCGTGGACGCGCTCTTTGCACTCGCAGACTGGTATATCGACAACACGGCATCAAGCCCTGATCTAGAACTATTCTCTACAGATAAAGAAACATGGACGCGCCGCGCACATGCTTTGGAGGCTCTGTTGATTTTGCGAAACTCGGCATTGGAAGAAAGCAACATGCGTCCGATCCTCCAGCATCCTTATACTTTAACTTTTATTTCCAACGCGTTGTACAAACTTCAGCCTGCCGAATCTCACGCCGAATTCCTGGTTTACACGCTTGATATTTTGCAAGCGCTCGGTCCTCATCTGATCTTGCCTCCTCCAACGAACGAGGAAACTGTCAAGCGTCAAAGTTTGCGTCGAAAGAAAAAGCGCAAGCACGAGAAGCCATCAATACCGGTTACTAGAATATCGGAAATCGCAGCAACTTCAGACGACAGGGCACTCATAATTTCTTCCCTGAGTACTTTGACTGCTATTTTTTCAGTCCCTGAAAATACTCTTCATATTGAATTGTCTTCTCAAGCACTTGATGCAGCGCTACGATACCTTCCGCTAACGCAGGATAAACCCCTGCTTACTACATCTCTGGATTATCTATTTGTTCATTTATCCTATGCCCCTGTCTCTAAAGCCTTCTTAATGAATCCCCAGATGCCGGAGGCCGTCAAGTTGCTGGTTGCCGTCTTGAGGCTCGAACAGCGTGAAGAAATCCGGTCTCAACCGCTCCCTCCAGCGTCAGCACCAGCAAATCCACCCGCACCTACTCACAAGGACTACCAATTATCCCTCGAAGAGCTACAAAAATTAATACCAATTCCAGAGCCAAGTCGATCGATTCAGTG GATGCAAACCGTCTTTGTCGCGGCCCCCGAAGAAGAACAAACCCAAGTTACCCTATGGTCACTTTACCGGGATACGTTTACGCCCTACACACACCAGTACCTTCCGCTCAATGCCTCGGACGTAATCCGAAATGTGACTATAGCTTTCCCTTCGGCCCAGCCCATGGTTTTCCCTGGCCCACCTCAACGTTTCGTCATTAGGGGCATCGGTCGACGACAGCAGCCCGTCCAAGACCGCTTTAAATGCCACTGGAACAGAGGTGCTTGTACAGCAGAGATATTCAAGAGTCCAGCAGAGCTACATCGCCATCTTGAAGAACACTTGAATGCCGCTGGCGTAGTCCCTCCTGCCCAGTGCCTGTGGGCAACGTGTGCGCACACAGACGAACCAGCTCGCCTCGGAACCCATGTGCTCACACACATACCAAATTCTCAATCATCCGAATCAACTCCACAAGCAAATTCTCAACTTAACTCCGTGGCTTACCAAGTTGCTGCAGCCCACTCGCCCGAGACCACCTCCTTGCTACTCACAGCTTTGCTCGTTCTTCGTTTGATATGGCGCGCAGCGATTCCCGCAACCCTTCATGCCGGCGCTAGTGTACCCAAGGCTGACGAAGACCATTTCGGATTCCCCGCCCCTCCGGGGCTGTTAGACCGAGGCACAGAAGAGGATGAAATGGGCGGTGAGGCATTGGAAGGCGAGAAGAGAGGGGTGCGAGCGTTCAAGACGGTGGTTGAAAGGTTGCAGGGTGTGAAGATGGCTGATGATATTCTCATGAGCTGGGTGACAGAGATGGTTGAGTCTGTAGGGGGAAGCGGGGTTGCC
- a CDS encoding WD domain, G-beta repeat protein — translation MISLEDDEDDEDYIPEDDDDDDDYEDEEDNEDYMGWGHRNFNEVGHFFPTITEPQTAGLRLLYSGEFGPPPSGSVNNIEQEENRPQSKRATRRARRSLDPTPKIEVNQYPAHHTTYRLPLTPIRSPFAPHNYRIETARGLVPNSSGAIVALYDDKVYSGQFSLDANVYYSCTQGHDIWVYDANSTGNIVTHPQTGHKSRMEVLNRVKGIYGNWTVTDSHLSPDNERLIYSSISPVVHMTKLHEPNAPHVSLDFSNSSQGRNRRLLGFYDDSFGIWTCRFSADGKEVVACGSQQIFVWDLAAHKRVVSVPAHKQDVNSCCWADTASGNVLISGSDDTMIKVWDRRSLSSNRPSGVLPGHTEGITSVSAKGDGRYIISNGKDHALRLWDLRMMRENEDVTYGRYGQIGYDYRYGNYRKPRRHAHPQDCSVMTYRGHSVFRTLIRCHFSPEETTGQAYIYSGSTDGKVYIWSLDGRIVQTSTVPDTSNHI, via the exons ATGATCAGCTTGgaagacgatgaagacgatgaaGATTACATACCTGAagatgacgacgacgacgacgattatgaagatgaagaagacAATGAGGACTATATGGGCTGGGGCCATCGAAACTTCAACGAGGTTGGGCATTTCTTTCCAACTATAACCGAACCACAAACCGCTGGACTCAGACTTCTGTATTCTGGGGAATTTGGTCCGCCTCCGTCGGGGTCAGTTAACAATATTGAACAAGAGGAGAACCGGCCACAGTCAAAAAGAGCTACCAGACGTGCACGACGGTCTTTGGACCCAACTCCAAAGATAGAAGTAAACCAGTACCCAGCTCATCATACCACATATCGTCTCCCCTTGACTCCGATCCGAAGCCCATTTGCACCCCATAACTATCGTATCGAGACAGCGAGAGGTCTGGTACCGAACAGCTCAGGTGCAATAGTTGCATTGTACGATGACAAGGTCTACTCTGGGcaattctcccttgatgcGAATGTATACTATTCTTGTACACAAGGGCACGATATCTGGGTTTACGATGCGAACTCAACAGGGAACATAGTCACACATCCCCAAACAGGGCATAAAAGTCGAATGGAGGTACTGAACAGGGTCAAGGGAATTTATGGTAACTGGACAGTGACGGACTCTCACCTGAGTCCTGATAACGAGAG GCTTATCTACTCGTCAATTTCGCCGGTCGTTCATATGACAAAACTCCACGAGCCCAATGCTCCACATGTGTCCCTCGATTTCAGCAACTCCTCTCAGGGACGAAACCGCCGTCTCCTAGGTTTCTATGATGATTCGTTTGGAATATGGACTTGTCGGTTCAGCGCCGACGGCAAAGAGGTTGTGGCATGTGGTTCACAACAAATATTTG TATGGGATTTGGCAGCACACAAACGAGTAGTGAGTGTGCCCGCACATAAACAGGACGTGAACAGCTGCTGTTGGGCGGACACAGCTTCAGGGAACGTCTTGATCAGCGGGTCGGACGACACTATGATCAAAGTCTG GGACCGCCGTTCCTTGTCGTCCAACCGACCTTCAGGGGTCCTCCCAGGGCATACCGAAGGTATCACAAGTGTGTCAGCCAAAGGCGACGGCCGTTACATTATATCAAACGGAAAAGACCACGCACTCAGACTTTGGGACCTGCGAATGATGCGAGAAAACGAGGACGTTACATATGGCCGCTATGGACAGATAGGTTATGACTACCG ATATGGCAACTATAGAAAACCTAGGCGGCACGCGCATCCACAAGACTGCAGCGTTATGACGTACCGTGGACACAGTGTCTTTAGAACTCTCATTCGGTGTCACTTTAGCCCCGAAGAAACCACAGGCCAAGCGTATATTTATAGCGGAAGCACTGACGGAAAGGTTTAT ATCTGGTCTTTGGATGGACGAATCGTACAGACCTCGACCGTACCAGACACTTCCAATCACATTTGA
- a CDS encoding F-box-like/WD repeat-containing protein TBL1XR1, with product MIPENLLNISSDEVNCLIQSYLIDSGFQHTAFCLRQEARLDISPNAKVHIPRGGLITLLQKASDGKPNSCTSPFSLLANHVCASSMPASPGGTPQGRNGTKADKRRTSPKSANRQKRARLENQENKDKETTRTWVGIERSSSEFGTPNKKKTPNAKAKPAKPPAVITLKGHSLEVFVVAWNPKIPSLLATGGKDSTLRLWNVPEDGTEPILPTRICMHLPAGPACDITTISWNSDGTLLATGAYDGIVRVWTFRGELFCVMTQHQGPIFSVKWSKSGWLLTGSLDETAIVWDVDAGGRPKQRYLHHDDGCLDVEWLDGEFFATCGSDRNIFVECIGETTPIAKLQGHNDEINQLKYESEYKLLASGSDDYTACIWKVDDVAQYLAQSSKNIKPRPDVRSFTHKLRGHEGEVANIQWQPKGDRETYDPILVTSSFDGTVRMWNGHTGDCISIFQAGSGKVCGHSFAPRPDILAIVAGNKLILAKDGKEFFSWQDKDALFETAWRVDGKAVAAAMENSMVAVVRMPSITIPGEEDKAETA from the exons ATGATACCTGAAAACTTATTAAACATATCATCAGACGAGGTCAACTGTCTGATTCAATCCTATTTGATCGACTCGG GCTTCCAGCACACTGCGTTTTGCCTTCGCCAGGAAGCTCGGCTGGATATTTCCCCGAATGCCAAAGTACACATCCCTCGAGGTGGTCTCATTACACTCCTCCAAAAGGCTTCT GACGGCAAGCCCAACTCGTGCACGTCACCGTTTAGTCTTCTGGCCAACCATGTTTGCGCGTCGTCGATGCCTGCCTCGCCAGGCGGAACGCCCCAGGGCCGCAACGGAACCAAAGCGGACAAACGACGAACGAGCCCCAAGTCTGCGAACCGACAAAAGCGCGCGAGGCTCGAGAACCAAGAGAACAAGGATAAGGAGACGACCCGTAC CTGGGTTGGGATCGAGAGGTCCTCCTCAGAGTTCGGGACGCCGAACAAGAAGAAGACTCCGAACGCAAAGGCCAAGCCGGCCAAGCCTCCAGCGGTGATTACACTCAAGGGGCATTCGTTAGAG GTGTTTGTAGTGGCGTGGAATCCAAAAATCCCAAGTCTGTTGGCTACTGG TGGAAAGGACTCGACTCTACGATTATGGAATGTCCCAGAAGATGGAACTGAACCTATCTTGCCTACTCGAATCTGTATGCACCTTCCGGCTGGTCCTGCGTGCGATATCACGACTATCTCTTGGAATTCGGACGGAACTTTATTGGCTACTGGCGCGTACGATGGGATCGTACGGGTTTGGACGTTCCGAGGCGAGTTGTTCTGTGTTATGACGCAACATCAAGGTCCGATCTTCTCTGTCAAGTGGAGCAAGTCGGGTTGGCTTCTTACCGGAAGCCTCGACGAAACTGCTATCGTATGGGACGTTGATGCGGGTGGGAGGCCCAAGCAGCGGTACTTACATCATGACG ATGGATGCTTGGACGTTGAATGGCTTGATGGGGAATTCTTTGCTACTTGCGGTTCGGATAGGAACATATTCGTCGAATGTATTGGTGAAACGACGCCAATCGCCAAATTACAAGGGCACAATGACGAAATTAACCAACTCAAATACGAGTCCGAGTACAAGCTACTAGCTTCTGGGTCGGACGATTATACGGCGTGTATTTGGAAAGTCGACGATGTCGCACAGTACTTGGCCCAATCATCGAAAAACATCAAACCTCGCCCAGACGTCCGTTCGTTTACGCACAAATTACGTGGCCATGAGGGCGAGGTGGCGAATATTCAGTGGCAGCCCAAAGGAGATAGGGAAACGTATGACCCTATACTGGTGAC GTCATCGTTTGATGGCACTGTTCGAATGTGGAATGGTCACACTGGAGACTGTATATCTATATTCCAGGCCGGAAGCGGCAAAGTTTGTGGGCATTCCTTTGCTCCCAGACCGGATATTCTCGCTATCGTCGCTGGGAACAAACTCATTCTTGCAAAG GACGGCAAGGAATTCTTCAGTTGGCAAGACAAGGACGCTCTATTTGAGACAGCATGGAGAGTCGACGGGAAGGCGGTTGCAGCAGCCATGGAAAATAGCATGGTTGCGGTAGTTCGAATGCCAAGTATCACTATACCCGGGGAGGAAGACAAGGCAGAGACGGCCTAA